Sequence from the Rutidosis leptorrhynchoides isolate AG116_Rl617_1_P2 chromosome 3, CSIRO_AGI_Rlap_v1, whole genome shotgun sequence genome:
GTACCAGAATGTGTCTGTTGTTAGAACTAATTCCATGAAATACATCCCGAATTACTTTGAAAAATCCCAGCTTTCAAAGATGTTTTTCTTGTTCCCGGATCCTCACTTTAAAGAAAAGAACCATAGACGACGTGTGATTAGCCCGTTTTTGTTAGATGAATACGCTTACGCTATTAGAGCTGGCGGGATTATATACACGATAACTGATGTCGAAGAACTTGGAGATTGGATGAGATCTTGTTTGGAGAATCATCCATTGTTTGAAGCACTCACTGATGAAGAACTTGAAATGGATCCAGTTGTTAAGCTTTTGAGTAGTGCAACTGAGGAAGGACAGAAAGTGTCTCGAAATGAAGGGCAGACTTTCAAAGCAGTTTTTAGACGTATTGTGCCGTCAGTGTGAGGTAGTTATTATAGTTTGCATTTCAAAATTTCTGTTCATGATTTTGGATTTTTAAGTTAAGATGAGAATTTGTGATCCGGATTTACAGTTTTGCTAGTTTATAACGGTTAAATTCTGTTAACTATAGCTTGAGGAGTAGCTTTGTAATGTTATATCAGTAATAAACTTGTTTGTTACagagtatttttaatatatatttttggataaCCAGAGTCACTTTAATTTTTCGAGATTATTTTGGATAACTAGATGCTTATAAGAGACGGTTAACGGTATATTGAAAATGACGGGACCTCGAGGTTGAGTAGTCGGGTTCGTCTTGTTTGTTAGTTTGGTGTGATTCCCTTTTACGTGTTGTATCTGGTTTTATTTGGTTAGTTTGTCTTTATGGTTTTTTGGATTGTTCGGAAGGTTCGTTTATAGATAGTTGCTTTCCATGTGCGAGCTTTCTCATTTCCCCCGTTTTTGTATTCCCTGTTGAGGGCGTTTTTCTTTGGAAAACGACCTCGTTTTTATGAGTTTTCGTTTTTTATCGCCGAAAAAAAAAAGACTAGATGTTTATACATAAACTTATTAAGTCAAACAATCTCGATAGTTTTTTCTACATATAACGGGGAGAGTATTATTTATTTGTTTACATATAAACGTTTTTTTATTACATACACACGTAAAAGACGCGCAGGAGCATATTATAAGATTCCTCCCTCAGTGGGACAAGATAGTCAAACTCGATTGATAAGTATATGCAAGGAGAAAGGTATGTGCGTGCACTCTCACACATCATCAAAAATAAAAAGT
This genomic interval carries:
- the LOC139896758 gene encoding tRNA (guanine-N(7)-)-methyltransferase-like; translation: MQLEEKIVSGDESNPCISKTTRLPRKRFYRARAHSNPLSDSHFPVPISPNHVEYSIHYPHFFPSSNSQSNSKKIEFADVGCGFGGLLISLATLFPDTLMIGMELRDKVTEYVKERILALRAANPGQYQNVSVVRTNSMKYIPNYFEKSQLSKMFFLFPDPHFKEKNHRRRVISPFLLDEYAYAIRAGGIIYTITDVEELGDWMRSCLENHPLFEALTDEELEMDPVVKLLSSATEEGQKVSRNEGQTFKAVFRRIVPSV